The genomic region cttccagtaatatacagcagtatgcagtggataattaaaataacatgagtttatatactatataaatacaatttattctataacaggtttataggtttgtattggtgggatgggtgagggatggttgtcatgtgatcgttctagggctggatagtttcattcatttgttccaaaagatgttttttttttaagtcaggatgaagctcgctcggctctcgatggacctgatagaaacaggaagtgcattccatgcacgacaggcactgactaaaaaggattttgtgaaagTAGTGGTTCGATGGTGGGTATCGATggtgggtatccttaaagtactttctccggttctagtatgtgaagcatctatcctcctatcCTATCTATCCTCccagaaacaaatttgaaatcatctttgaaatagttcggattcccgtatttcaagatatctctaacaagcttgactattcgaaaacgtctttgatcgggaagcttcaatgttgaactggcAATGTGGGCAGGGGTGATATGTTCATGACGTtgaagagagtagacgaaacgtagacaataattttggcaactctgtagtttatcattcagagtgacttgcatattgttgataacagaattacaatacattaaatgtgggaagatagAAGATTGGACCAATAACAATTTAATGTTTGtgtaaagagagagagagagagagacacttatattatatattgattgatattgttGCTACAGATACTAGCTCTTTGTCTGATAGCATCTTGCTTTCCTTCAATTTATCTTCAATTGGGAGATTCAACTAAATCGCTTATATTTGACCGCCGCCATTCTTTCCATAGAAAGAACATAGTCGCCAAAACTAGGAACGCCCAACCACTCTCTCTGTGCACACAACCttataatttgaattcaattcgaATCATAATAACATTAGACGAATGCTACAGTGACAATCACGTTCATATGCTGGACTGTCCGTATCGGCAGCTTCTTGTCTTGAAAAAGTGGAATTGACAAAATGTCAAGTATTTTCCACAACAAGATATATTTTACTAAATCTTACAATGAATGATATTGAAGGTGTGAACCcatatatcagtatcagtgtcgGCATCCGGTTCGGTGCAAATATTCTTTCAATGAGTCTGTATGTCTGTCTAATCTGTAATGGGACTTACACCTTCTATCTTCAACGGGACCCACTCAGCCCTACCGAGTTGGTAGGATTAGACCCATTAGAACTTATGAAAAGAATATTTGCACTGAACCGGATGCcgacactgatactgatatatgGGTTCACACCTTCAATTGTTTGCTCCTTCAATATCATATAATGTGAGAATTTAAAATATCTCTTGATGTTGTGGAAAACCATAATGAAATACTGATATTTGGGAATCCACctttaatattgataaaactatttattattgttgatagtTAATGAACAAGTCAAAGTACTGATGCCTTGATGCCCAATTTCTAGGATGCTTATTAGCTAATAAACTATTTAATGAGTCCTAGAAACTGGACTTGAAAAATGTAGAGCTGAGTCAGTCTTGAATACACATTACtcaatcaaattttcattcTTGTATCATCGTTTCTAATGGTTCAAGAAGAACTCCAGAATGTGATGCTCAACTCCTTGGTGGGTGTACTAAGTATAAGTACTAAGAATAATTGGTTTTCTTGCATTTctaatctaaaattaaaactatttttcaaaaaagaaaaaagccaataatttaaatgttgaaaaatagACAATACAGTGTTTTTAATACTCCTACAACATTATTCATCTGTGTGTGATGGGAAGtatgatattaattattatacgGATGATATCAATTATTCTGCATTCATCAATTCAATGCATCAAATAACGTGTCAAGGATGATAGTATAATAGAGTTTAAATTGAACTCAAACGTAATAATGTAGtgcctagtccacatgttggcccagcctggtaaagcctagtccacatgttggcccagcctggtaaaGCCTAGTCCACATCTAGACCAACGATGACAAACCACCTatccacacactggcgctggtcATTGGCCtccattgggccaacatgtggacgCCGCATATATTACATAAGGACACCAGGCTGGATCACCAGTGGGacaccacccatccacacactggcgctggtcATTGGCCtccattgggccaacatgtggacgCCGCATATATTACATTAGGACACCAGGCTGGATCATCAGTGGGACACGACGTGACCAAGCGGGTCGAAGATCATAAGTTATTTTGCGTTTACTAAGGTCACCAACCGGGACACCATATTTTGGCGGTCACCAGCCCGGCCACCATTCCTGGTTATCTCACTGAAGTCTCAGCTTGATTTAgggtgatcacattgaatgcgtatatgtgcaagtgcacgtcaaaTCATGCaagagccgaaaaacaaaatttgaagtATTTACATGTGGCTGCTCACGcaatatacgcattcaatgtgatcacacccctACACAGAGAAGCAAAGGTGTCCCAATGGCGACCCATCCTGGAAATGTTATCTCAAGTGAACTGATTCATAATGTAATGAGGGCCAAAAAGAATCGATTTTGTCTTTTTAATGCAacttcaaatataaataaaataaaaatctaaatctcagtacctttttgaattattttataacaaCATAATTCGTACAAGGCTTGAAAATGGCTttaatgaccgaaacatgttgtgatacaataatttaaaagggtactaagatttatatttttattttatttgaattgattttcttTTTCATGAGACCacacaataataatcattctaTTAATAATAGAATTCTAACAATTTGACAAACTGTTGAATAGAATAGGATGATTCTACTAaacattatatttaataaagttTGATAAAATCATCCTATTCTATTCAACAATTTGTTAAGCAAGTGGACTACGAAACTGAAAggtatacaaattgaaaatggatgATAAAGTGTGGAATCAGAGTGAATAATGCTGACCCTATAGCTAGGACACCCTCGCCGTTGCGCTTCTCAGCGTCAGCCGTCCAGACGCCGATCTTGTCTCCCTTCATGCGAACACTCACCACGGCGCCACAGATCTCGTCGCTGTACTCGTCAAACGCCTCTCCAATCATACACAAAATCTAAAACACGTCGACCATAATCAACACatcatttcaaccaatattGAAGAATACAAACGTTGATCATAGCACTTGGAATATTCGTCGATTAAAGGTGTTGAGAGTTATTTATCAAGTTATTCAGGTATTCATGTAGAAGAAGAACATATCAGAGCAGTAAAGTAGTTGATGCATCTTTATGATGGGTAGTGTCTTAGGGCCACCCTTTAAGTAAGCATTTTTTACTACCTCCATCACAATTCAGTATATAGAATAACAAATACAGTAGCTCGTAACTCATTGACGAAAATCAACAGTTACAAAGAATTTTACTTCAAACTGTTAGAATTCCTTTCAAGAAACATCAATTATTCCCATTTAACTAATGCTAACAGTATCAAGTGAATCAATTTACAGAGTAGACTGCAGTTCTCATATTTTCCATCTAATGGTAATCGATATATGTAACGCAATCCGCAATAATTATCTTCTTCGTCTCTACAaagaataacaataaaaaatcgaGATTGTCAGATTTTGATTCAAAATCGACATCtaataaatagtaattattgacATCCACCCCACAAAACTTTTCACTGCAACAGAGTATGCCAAATAAAATAGAGTGACTAAGATCAAACTTCTAAATTTCAACTCACactgcattccttagagtgcaagtttggcggtgcatgcaacgacaaactgtGCTGGAAAACCAGCCAGAATGTTAACTAAGGCCAGGCGTTCACCggagactagtcacgtttagtcacaatacttcacatagttgacATGTCTATTTGCAATgagactagtcttgtcttgactaaccggtttACGCCAGCCTTACACTGAAACAAGTGAAAtttgatagtttttttttagaTATTCTGTACTCATTCATTTTATGTTTGTAcgatttattagtatttttaaatgtgaataacttttttattaaaACGGTTTCAGATATCGATGTgcagttttcgccattcattttctcttgaaatcttgtattgaaatcatgtatcatatgacaaCCTTCCCATTCAAAAAAGTTGGATTCGaaatggcggttccaagatGACGGACGAAGATTTTTATGCGAgagaaaagtagttttttcattCAGATAGGATCCTCAATCAGAATTATCATCGTCAAAGTTCCCTTGTAAAAGATATATTCAGCTGTTCCATAGTTTTCATCAGCCCTGTATAAACAATACCTACCAATATACAGATAATGTACTCACAATCTCCATCCAATAGGAATCGAGTTCGTTCTCTCGCTGTTTCTTCTCGAGGTTGATAAGCCATCTTCCTCCCTCCTTGTTGGCGTCATCCTCCCACATCGGCCGAATGCCCTGCTTGAACAGCGAGTAGTCGCACCCGTGTCGGATCTCACTCGCCGACTTTATGTGGTTGAATAAACTGGCAAACAAACAATTCACAATACAACTatcaaaaaatgaaacaaatctATAATAAACTAGCTTTTCTCTGCCAAAGCTGGATTTGCacatatttcaattataaactCTTGGCGCGACCCATCAGGCCTTGCTGGTATTGGTGAAGAGGGAGGTAATTCAAGgtatatcagtatcagtgcgtgtccggtacagtgataaaaataatttctatgAGTTCTAATGGGACCATTTACAACAGATCTTGAATTTGTGGtctaaaaatctttgaaaatataCTATATAAGAAATTTTGGCATGTAACTCCTATGATTTCTGACTGTCAACATGGCTTTTTAAGGAGGTAGGTCTCTGCTAACTAATCTTCTCGAATTTACAATGTTTGTTTCGAGTGTGTTGGACTCAGGTGGAGAGGTCGATGTGGTTTATAGCGACTTTGCAAAGGCATTCGATCGAGTAAGCCATAGTGTGTTGCTGTATCGCCTCTCTAGTCTTGGCTTCAGTGATTCTTTGGTCAATTTGTTCAGATCATATTTACTCCACAGGGTAAATATAACTTAGTGACTGTCAAGGGAATGGATTCCCCCCACTACCACAGGATTCCTCAAGGAAGTAACTCAGGACCGCTCCTTTTCTTGCTGAACTTCCACTTCAGTTGACGTCCAAGTGTCTGATTTTTGCTGATGACATGAAGATATTCCGAGAGAATGGTAGCCAGGATGATAGCTGTCAATTACAGTTGGATATTGATCGCATAGCTGCATGGCTAATAGCTTGGAAATTAATGTTTCTAAATGTAAGTGTATCACCTACTCTAGAAAACGATGTCCTTCTGCTTACACAAACAGGATTGGTGAAGCAGTTCTTAACAGAGACATCCAACTTCCAAATGATTAAACTGAGAGCAGTGTTATCATGCGAtgacattcacttcatcacGTTCTCAGTTGATCACTAATCAGCCGGGTGGGAGGGTCTCAGTTGATCGAAATTTCAGCTTCTCAAGTTTACATTGCTTTCAGAAAGTCtagttattcaatattatattcgaATGATAAATCTCGAATAATACCAGCATATTGTCATTATTCGAACTGGTTACTACGACAGACGATCACTTCTGAGGCCAGTGTTTTAGGAGATCGGTTGTCTCTGAATACGAATGAACTGGCACCTTTCTAAGGTGCTACGGGGTGATATCTTGAGGCGAGCGAGCGTGGTGAAGACATTGCAAGTAAGCAAGTAAGAGTGCAAAGATAATCCATCAAATTTACATTGGAATTGTTTCTATGTTTGGAGAAAATATTAGAGAAGTGTTGTGTTGTTATAACGTTAGAGATTGTGTCTTGTGTGAAGTCTATAAGTTACATAATAtcactttttaaattaaattatggTTTCTATTTTCTGTCTTCCTTCACTTATTAACCAGTTGCCCCAGTCAACTTGAACTGAGGAAAAGGCTCCAAATAGTTTACTGGTTCAACATTAAATCACCTCACTCAAGTTGCAGATTTGTGACAACTTACGGATTCAATAGGTTTCAAGAGATGGGAGTTTTGCTAATATCAATTTCTCAATCAACCAACAAACAACATTGTACGATGCAAGACAAAGTCAATAAGCATCGAGTAGGGTAGTCAAACTTATACCATAAAAATTTCTTTAATACCATTACCCTCCAATAAATTTCTGCTCTGCTggtcagaaaaaaatattattggttcTCATAGGAACATTCATAAATTGGAAGATTAAAATGTGAAAGCACtccaataatattacaaatgatACATAGGCCTACCTATTCTATTTTTAACCACATCAgcatcttgaatttttttattattttcataagaACCAATGATATTCTCTTTCTGATCTGCAAAGCAAAAAGCTAGACTCTGCAGTTTAAATGTAACAGATAGTAAGTTATGGTAATTTCAGTCAAGCTACTTACCTCCAGAAATCTTCGACTGTGTCAAAGCTGGTGATTTCGCACTGATTTTTCATCCATGACTTCTTTTTGTCATGTTCATAATACCATAGTGTCCATGTGTTTTGAAGTGGATGTTTGATGGTCATCTCGTTTGGAGTGATTGGAGGAACATCACCGCTTGATTCTTGTCTGTCAGAATCTTGTGGTTTTTCGATGTCCTAGAAATAGAAAATAGtggaataatttttataaagttGAGTCAAAATTTTATGATACAATGGACGAAGAAATGTTAGGTCCTAAGCTTATTAGATTAATACTAATTAACAGTATGTAAATAGTTACATCACCTGTGTTGATGTTTATAGAAATTAAATAGGCTCAACAAAGAATGTAAAGTATATGTAAAAATAAGGATATTGTagattaatctaataataactGTAAAAACTATAATACTAGTAGCTTAAACTTTTGTTAATCATCGAATTCAAAGAATAAAACTTAGTTTAACAGCAAAATGTTTGACCATTTATTTTTAACAATGTCTacaaagaaaattgaataacatctcTCAAGGGATAGACTAATACATGTATAATAACTAGTGTTTTGTTCTTAGTTCAAAGCACATTTTATACTGTAATTTTTtacttaaaattttcaaaatgaattataagAACAAGCTAACTTTTGTAACACTGATGattgaatacatttttaaattcttttcaaagaattttaataattctatttaaacaaaaattgcaaGCATAACCTATTTTGAAAACAGACAAGTTGAGTCATAAccagaatatattatataacaaATATCTAAGGTTAAAAATTAACTAACGTTAATCATGGGCTGTCCTTGATGATAGATAgataacaaaatgttgattaataatataaattttcaaaatacaatttttaaaaagtatCTAGCCTAAACTTTTGCAACGTTGATGGTCATGTTTGTTCATAGCCTaacttatttaattattcagaaACTTCTGTATTTATGAAGCATTAATTAGGCTAGTAAAGTTATATTAAATACAGTTTAAACATTTTGGAAATATAAGTCATATTTCTGTAGTATTCTTTTACTagaaaaataactcaatttaatgTGAACTTTCAAGAGTAAGATGATTCATGTTCCATTATTTTACGGCATGAACTAGATAAGTGCCGAATGCCGATCCTAAATCATGAAGTCATGGTGAAAGTAAGAGAACAACATTAAAGTTAAGAAATTGATACAACATATCAACAaacaattaaattgaatatttaagaTAGATAAATCTTATTTTATCCGCATTCAAGTGCAAAGGCCAACCAGATGTCACTTGCTGACGGAGACGTTACACGTTGAACACATGTTTcatctatagaattattttaaatacaACTTTTAcagcaaaaaaattattaaataatattgccTTCAAAATACCTCAGATTCGTTCGCTTTATTTCCTGCCATGCCGTGATTTGTAGACTTGAACTATACTGTCGGTCACACTCAATCACCACATCTCATCGCCATTGTGAATTCTACAAATTTTAACAGCACTAAATAAGGTTTGCCAACAAAAATTTTGAATGGTGAAGATACATCAGGAAAAAACATTCAATTCCTGCTTGTATTCAAAAAATTGAGAGAATATCATAAATActacattcaattttatatcctagaataattctctttttttttaatcagtTCTTATTCCAAACTATTTATAGATATATTAGGCTTTTATCTTAAACATTTTATTATGAAGAAAAGGGGCTTGTAAAAACAgatgtgaaatatttttctaatcatACCTATTATAATAGTGAATCTTATCCTAATAAAGTCAACAGTAAACAAAGAATTTCCGAAAtgaattctaaattcaaagcaCCAGTTAATCAAGAAGACACCGAACAAGTCCCAATCACACGCATTGAAGCTTATTGTACTCATAAATTTTGTTACAACCCGTATTTTCCATGTAGAAGAGACTCACCAGGtttgtttaaaatgatgtaATAATCACCGTAAGCTTACCGTAagacaatataattattctgGATACAGAACTGAggaatttttttccaaaaatctaaTAATTTGTGCAAAAATTTTGTAAGATGAAAATTGTATGATAAATGAAAGGATATTTTCATTTGGTAAAAATCAAAGTATCAATGAGGTACATcatttactataatattattttgggaCTTGATATTTTATCCTTACCGAATtaagattttataataatctaatCTTCTCcgttgaacattttttttaaaaatagaaatgaaagTTGAACGTTGCTCACATGGTAAGAGAATGAAGATCATCttaaatatttcagctgtttttaaAATGACaatagataataaaaatattaaatcactttttgagTAATCACTCActcagtgagtgattaattcatttattgtaaaatatctgactgctagtcgttttttcaaaaagtgatttattaataagcagttcgtgatggaaaacaacattgaagaaaaatattaactTGCCATCCAATAagccataataattattaattctatcatAGCCTGAGAGAAAGTGAAAAGTTAATTTCTTTCTCAGATTCTTCCCAAATAATTTTAGTGGTTTGTTACCGGTAATCTCATCTCAACCATCGTACTGTAATTTGATTACCGGTACTCAATTCTTTTCAGGGCGACTTAatattgaaacacaataaaagTCATCAAGTAgcctacagtaggcctactttttTGTTCTAATCAAATCACAGCTAGTTTCAAATTAGCAGAACCATTTTTAAGGGTGAATagcatgaaaaaaattaaattaatgctATCACGGTACCTATCAAATATTGTACCTATCACGGTACAACATCAATTATTCATGTTGATTAATgtatttacacttgaaaatagcTCCGATTGAAAAAAGTGTACTTTAAACTATACATAACTTAATTGAAGCTGAATTAGTAATAAATGAGGTCTTATGGCCTTCAATTCAAGAGTTTTACTTCGTCTTTATATAGAGCTTTCattcgattttttttatttattatgctGATTCAGTTCATTACATTACAACAATAATGATTACTATTATTGGTCAAGTATTATTGATAATGTATTTTCtagttttgaaatgaaatgaactCTTATTCCAGGTCCCACAACTTACAATCCAAAATTGCCAAGAAAACATATACCCGAGGCGGACTTCTCCAAACTGACTCCGCGAAAACCTGATGTAGCACCATCTTATTCAGTTGGTCCTACTACTTACAATGTAAGTAATAGTAATTCtttgaattttgcatatattcaaccattaaatgaaataaaaaatggcTCTGTTGTTAACTTGTCGATGAATTATTAACTGGACTATTTATACAGTTATTACAGTTACTATTATACAGTTAAATTTAAAATACtgaacattattattgaattggtTTCCTTAATTATTAAGGTACCAAATAGATCATTGAGTTTCGTTGAACAATTTTATCGTAGACTCCTTTGACAATTTTGTGGTAACTTGACAATATtagaatctatataataagagagagtagggttgtgtttgttcgcatcaaaacatgtcaacttgtggattgcataccggaaaaacgggaatgcgatataaatcttcaaattttgcacatagattatgataatatcaatctcgtgcaacTTGaagtccaaatttcaattttccttctagatttttcagaattaatattcaaatttcatttattggacATGAATGCATAACATattttaatatagaactataatctagagagactacctcttcgaaacaggttgttaaaattggtaactaaattaataaccagtccaattctgtcaagttgaggaaggtttctagacaagatttgagttctgtcactttattatgttAGTACCAAGTTCAAGAACttatttatactataataaaggaaagagctgACTTATagacgtacgggataggaaaattatgtttgacgaatcatcacgtcaaaactactggactgaaattaactagaaatttggaatatagatttttaattaaacgaggatggttctaggcctacttcaaactcttcaagttGTCAGTTTATTTGTCAAGTTCtaaaatggacccttgcggagcacgggttacctgctagtataataTATGTTATGAGTAGCCatggtatttttattgaaaattcaaggCGAATGGAGTTCGACTTGAACAATATGATCATGTCTTTTGAATTATCATGGCAATCTTTCTATTGGTTTGGTCTCAAACAGGACCTGTTGACATTgtaaattcaacttgaaaatgaaactTCTTCCAAGAAATTTTATACTTTTCACTATCTCATACTTTTGGGGAGTTGAACATGAGTGGAgtctgattcatgatgaatccatgaataaatcattattcatGATAACTGTTGAATTGTGAATTCAACAATTGATATTTCAAACACTGTAGACGGAGTTCCAGTGCCATTGCCTAGACTTGGAGCCTACAAAACATCAAAGACTACTACAACAGTAACAAATACGAGAATAATACAGTAGTAGTGGTAATAGTAGTAGTACATAGAATTAGCATTATTATTCATCAGTAATAATAGTTAGTTTGATAAAGCTGTCCTCATTTAAATATGCTCTGAcatacaatgaaataaatatgcaTTAGATTTTACAGTAGGATCTTACTATATTTATCCACCGGTAGATCCAGCTGTATAGAGGAaccagccgccattttggaattGGAATACTGTGGAGAGGTtagaggagagagaagaactaACTCAGAAATCTCACATTTACCCGTCTATATAAGGTACCAATAGAGAAGAGAGGTACACTATTCATACTTTATTGAACAGCTAAAAGCACGGTTTTACgattattcaacaatatttcatttcataataagagatgaaataatagtttagttacacacacatcgatttttagaCGTACGACTTTTTGCCGTCTTTATGAATTccattagattaaacataacttggcGAACATATTATGATCAcatcatgtgtttgtcaagttccatccAATCTAGTagagtttataaggacggcaaaacatcgtacgtccaaaaattgaTGACTTAtttactcaagcaaaatttCACATGTTTGATGGAAACTGTTGATTTCTCTTTGTAGACTCAGAAGTACAAATCAATGAAGCCGATTATCGAGACGCACAACGTGAAAGTGAAGAGAGACGCAGCCATACCGAAAGGCTTCTATGATGCTCGTAGAAGCACCAACGATTACATCTACTCGCATAAATATGACAAATCTCTGCTAACAACCATCATCAACCCCTCGGAAAATAAGTTTAAACGCCTGGTAATGGAGAAAGATTTGATTAGAACTAGTGAAGAAGCTGCTATTGTTGAGCCTGGAGAAAGAGAGGCAGTGGTGAAAATGAGACAATTGGTGGTGAAAACTTTTCCCAGGAAGCCTGCAGTAATCTATGGAGCACCAGTTTATTGAATAGCCTTGTctcttttataatataaaaaattatattccatTTTTTGTGGATTTAAAACTCTCTCTTCTCAGTAAATAATGTGGATTACTTATTAATTTCATATAGCTCGCTTTGAGAGTaaaacatcaaaaaactttCAAGGCTTCTAATAAATTTGGTAAGTGTTCATTGTCtagtttgaaaattgaaaattacaagCCTGTGAATTCAAAACTCACTCTCTCCACAGTAAATAATGTGGATTACCTACTTATTTCAAATAGCTCGCTTTGAGAGTGAAAAATCAACAAACATTCAATGCTTCTAGATAAATGGTATGTAATCATTGTCTATTTTGAAAACTACAATTGAAGAGGCGTAGAGAAACCAGGCTTATAGAACTATGGAAACCAGGCATCTAAACAGTTTTGAAACTTTATAGGCTACACTCTACATCATCTACCACCTGCGGCACAATACACCATACACATCAATAGCACACATCAATGGAAAGATTTTCGAAGAAGTCTCTTTTTTATAATAACATTGTATACTAGCATTGACCCTGAATGATAATGCCTAATTTACTAACACTTATATCTTTTAGTGATTAATTGATGAAACATTTTCTACGAATTATTTCACCAAACTGGATGAGGAATCTTCAACTTTTAAATTTGTTCCTTTGATATGATTACAATGATCATCAAAGAATAATGTAGTATTGTAACTCTACAATATGTTTCACTCTATGAATACTGTGATGATTAAGTAATAATGAGTTGCACCTGCCACGATCAACCATCTTGTATTAAGTGATCATACCTACTCAACACATAGCTGataattattagattgaaaTTGATGTTGGTTGGTGCAACCCAACATTACATCAGTGTAACAGACGAAAAGTGTTCAATTTTTTGAGGCAGTATCTTGAAATAATAGGCCTAGAACATTTTATTAGCAGTATGTATCTTCAGACACTTATTAAGATGGAACGTTTTAGATTTAGGACAACTTACAGCTAAAATTTGAAAAGCTTTTCGCAAATCCTACTTCTTCACGTCAGATATCAAAAAATTCCATAGAAGTatcaaaaaatattaatctcaTATTGAGTGATAGTTTTTCCATCAAAATTTCCATAAGCTTGATAGGATACTTAATTTAATAACCTGCTCCTGGAGGATCTCCAAGGATATAATTCTGATATACCCTATCAATACTAAACGGGATACATCCTGAGTATATAATCCTTATTTTCAAAGTCCTTTGCTAATGTGCCTCATCTtggaaaatcattttaaaaatcgaAGGTGAATATGATCTCACACATCAATCTGAGATGATTTTTACAAGTTTCCTTAAATCTTAAACAGCAGCTATATATTAATGACAAAAACGTTTTGttattttacatcaaattattttattattgttacatACCATCTTGCATATATCCTGATTTTTCATGCTCTGATTACATTATACTTTTAACAATACACAGAACAGTATCAATA from Nilaparvata lugens isolate BPH chromosome 11, ASM1435652v1, whole genome shotgun sequence harbors:
- the LOC111050963 gene encoding eukaryotic translation initiation factor 4E, which encodes MAGNKANESEDIEKPQDSDRQESSGDVPPITPNEMTIKHPLQNTWTLWYYEHDKKKSWMKNQCEITSFDTVEDFWSLFNHIKSASEIRHGCDYSLFKQGIRPMWEDDANKEGGRWLINLEKKQRENELDSYWMEIILCMIGEAFDEYSDEICGAVVSVRMKGDKIGVWTADAEKRNGEGVLAIGRKLKERLKLNTVIGYQVHKDTMVKAGASIRNTYHV
- the LOC111050964 gene encoding uncharacterized protein LOC111050964 codes for the protein MNSKFKAPVNQEDTEQVPITRIEAYCTHKFCYNPYFPCRRDSPGPTTYNPKLPRKHIPEADFSKLTPRKPDVAPSYSVGPTTYNTQKYKSMKPIIETHNVKVKRDAAIPKGFYDARRSTNDYIYSHKYDKSLLTTIINPSENKFKRLVMEKDLIRTSEEAAIVEPGEREAVVKMRQLVVKTFPRKPAVIYGAPVY